Proteins encoded together in one Telopea speciosissima isolate NSW1024214 ecotype Mountain lineage chromosome 6, Tspe_v1, whole genome shotgun sequence window:
- the LOC122663719 gene encoding disease resistance protein RUN1-like, with amino-acid sequence MSKLRFLCIDGASSEVIPNLPSSLRWFSWRQSHLEILPTNFYHKKLVHMDLSKSWNIRQAWTNKPQNENQRFQKLKMFYLQNCWNLSESPDFSWFPYLKTLDLQYCRNLGDLHKSIGDLKSLVDLYLTMTNIKELPENICRLSSLKHLILGFAIH; translated from the exons ATGTCTAAGCTAAGATTCCTCTGCATTGATGGAGCAAGCTCCGAAGTCATTCCAAATCTTCCTTCTAGTTTAAGATGGTTCAGTTGGAGGCAAAGCCATCTGGAAATTTTACCAACCAATTTTTATCACAAGAAATTAGTTCATATGGACCTATCAAAGAGTTGGAATATTAGACAAGCTTGGACAAATAAGCCTCAAAATGAAAATCAG AGGTTCCAAAAGTTGAAAATGTTCTATCTCCAAAATTGTTGGAATCTATCTGAATCCCCCGACTTTTCATGGTTTCCTTACTTAAAGACATTGGATCTTCAATATTGCAGAAATTTGGGTGACTTACATAAGTCCATTGGTGATCTAAAATCTCTAGTTGACCTTTACTTGACTATGACAAATATTAAAGAACTCCCAGAGAATATTTGCAGGCTAAGTTCTCTCAAACATCTAATTCTTGGTTTTGCTATTCACTAA
- the LOC122665648 gene encoding disease resistance protein RUN1-like, which yields MASHDGAYSSSSSSTSSFPGSSSTNYDVFLSFRGAETRNNFTGFLHRALEREGIIVFLDSEDLWGGKEIQPALNDAIQQSKISIAIFSKGYVDSKWCLRELVKIVECHSRRSSNDQKILPIFFDVNPRDVRNQTEVMKDRFRNTRINLMMPKYRIGRQPCLWNQSQLVKLIVDWALSELSNNRLGEIKNPIGLYDRVDNLSSRLNVGSDDVRFVGICDIGGIGKTSIATTLYNRIFKRFEMSSFLANVREEASRPNGLVSLQEKLIYTVSKKKIEIFNVYRGQQLIKERLQGRKVLLILDDVDSYSQLKDLAIEFNLFGPGNRIIIMSRDEQILNVAKVEEIYWPKELDDEESLQLFSLYAFSMKQPPNDYKQLSHDMIQLARGLPLTLEVFGSSLICERDREVWESMINKLKTIPNAEVHKKLKISCDSLEEDEKSIFLDATCFFVGWKKEIAISLWEACGFNPILAIKKLTQRSLLKFTNRLSITNIRETISGSYDELRMHDQIQAMGRGIVYEESRMEPGNSND from the exons ATGGCATCACATGATGGGGCttactcctcctcctcctcctccacctcttcttttccTGGATCATCATCTACTAATTACGATGTATTTCTCAGTTTCAGGGGCGCAGAAACTCGCAATAACTTCACTGGTTTCCTTCACAGAGCTCTTGAAAGAGAAGGAATCATTGTATTTTTAGATAGTGAAGACCTGTGGGGTGGAAAAGAGATCCAACCAGCACTTAATGATGCAATTCAACAATCCAAAATATCGATTGCTATCTTCTCTAAAGGCTATGTGGATAGCAAATGGTGCCTACGTGAACTAGTTAAGATAGTTGAATGCCACAGCAGAAGATCGTCCAATGATCAAAAAATTCTACCCATTTTCTTCGATGTTAACCCAAGAGATGTTCGCAATCAGACCGAAGTTATGAAGGATCGTTTCAGAAACACAAGGATAAATTTGATGATGCCGAAATACAGGATTGGAAGGCAGCCTTGTCTGTG GAATCAATCACAGCTAGTCAAATTAATTGTTGATTGGGCTTTGAGTGAATTGAGTAACAATCGCTTGGGTGAGATTAAAAATCCTATTGGATTATATGATCGTGTAGATAACCTATCATCTAGGTTGAATGTTGGCTCCGATGATGTTCGATTTGTGGGAATCTGTGACATAGGTGGCATTGGGAAGACATCTATTGCAACTACTCTTTACAATCGCATTTTTAAAAGGTTTGAAATGAGTAGCTTTCTTGCAAATGTCAGAGAAGAAGCTTCAAGACCAAATGGTTTAGTTTCTCTCCAAGAGAAACTTATTTATACCGTctccaaaaagaaaattgaaatattCAATGTTTACAGAGGACAACAATTGATAAAAGAAAGACTACAAGGGAGAAAAGTTCTTCTTATTCTTGATGATGTGGATTCTTATTCCCAACTTAAAGATTTAGCTATCGAATTCAACTTGTTTGGTCCAGGGAATAGGATTATCATAATGAGTAGAGATGAGCAGATTCTAAATGTAGCTAAAGTTGAAGAAATATATTGGCCTAAAGAATTGGATGATGAGGAATCTCTTCAGCTCTTTAGTTTGTATGCATTTTCAATGAAACAACCTCCTAACGATTATAAGCAGCTTTCCCATGATATGATACAATTGGCGAGAGGATTGCCATTAACTCTGGAAGTGTTCGGTTCTTCTCTCATTTGTGAAAGAGACAGAGAAGTATGGGAGAGTATGATAAACAAATTGAAAACAATTCCTAATGCAGAGGTCCACAAAAAGTTAAAGATAAGCTGCGACAGtctagaagaagatgagaaatcTATATTTCTTGATGCTACATGCTTTTTTGTTGGATGGAAGAAAGAAATTGCAATTTCTTTGTGGGAAGCTTGTGGGTTTAACCCGATATTAGCAATAAAAAAACTTACTCAAAGGTCCCTTCTAAAATTTACCAATAGACTATCCATTACCAATATTAGAGAAACCATAAGTGGTTCCTATGATGAGCTAAGGATGCACGATCAAATTCAAGCCATGGGAAGGGGCATTGTTTACGAAGAAAGCCGTATGGAGCCAG GGAACTCAAATGATTGA